In Puntigrus tetrazona isolate hp1 chromosome 7, ASM1883169v1, whole genome shotgun sequence, the following are encoded in one genomic region:
- the htr5ab gene encoding LOW QUALITY PROTEIN: 5-hydroxytryptamine (serotonin) receptor 5A, genome duplicate b (The sequence of the model RefSeq protein was modified relative to this genomic sequence to represent the inferred CDS: inserted 1 base in 1 codon), with translation MTQPNITDLLANIXGGSESGNLYRPFSVFSVLTLTLLAMLVVATFVWNLLVLVTILRVRTFHRVPHNLVASMAISDVMVAGLVMPLSLVRELYGRRWILGRALCQVWISCDVLCCTASIWNVTAIALDRYWSITRHLEYTLKTRKRISNVMIGLTWLLSSVISLSPLFGWGETYSEDSLACQVSQEPSYTVFSTFGAFYLPLCVVLFVYWKIYKAAKFRIGSRKTNTITPMAEVIEVKEAERQPQMAFTVRHATVSFQTDGETWREQKERRAALMVGILIGVFVLCWIPFFLAELIIPLCSCDIPPVWKSVFLWLGYSNSFFNPLIYTAFNKNYNNAFRNLFSRQR, from the exons ATGACTCAACCCAACATTACAGATCTCTTAGCTAATA TGGGAGGATCTGAATCGGGTAATCTGTACCGTCCGTTTTCTGTGTTCAGTGTTCTCACGCTCACTTTGCTGGCCATGCTTGTGGTGGCCACCTTTGTATGGAACCTCCTGGTTTTGGTGACCATCCTGAGGGTGCGCACCTTTCATCGTGTTCCTCACAACCTGGTCGCTTCTATGGCCATCTCTGATGTGATGGTTGCAGGACTGGTAATGCCCCTCAGTCTGGTTAGGGAGCTCTACGGTCGGCGATGGATTCTGGGTCGGGCGTTGTGTCAGGTCTGGATCTCCTGCGATGTGCTCTGCTGCACAGCCAGTATATGGAATGTGACGGCCATTGCCCTAGATCGCTACTGGTCTATCACACGCCACCTGGAGTACACGCTGAAGACACGTAAACGAATCTCCAATGTGATGATCGGCCTCACGTGGCTGCTCTCGTCTGTTATCTCCCTTTCGCCACTCTTCGGTTGGGGTGAGACATACTCGGAAGACAGCCTGGCTTGTCAAGTAAGCCAGGAGCCCTCTTACACGGTCTTCTCCACCTTTGGAGCGTTTTACCTGCCCCTCTGTGTGGTGCTCTTTGTCTACTGGAAGATTTACAAGGCTGCCAAATTCCGCATTGGCTCTCGCAAGACCAACACCATCACACCCATGGCTGAGGTCATAGag GTTAAGGAGGCTGAACGACAGCCACAGATGGCCTTCACAGTTCGTCACGCTACTGTATCGTTCCAGACGGATGGAGAGACGTGGCGAGagcagaaagagaggagagcGGCTCTGATGGTGGGCATCCTGAttggtgtgtttgtgctctgtTGGATTCCCTTTTTCCTTGCTGAGCTCATCATTCCTCTCTGTTCATGCGACATCCCTCCTGTCTGGAAAAGTGTCTTCCTCTGGCTGGGTTACTCAAACTCCTTCTTCAACCCGCTGATCTACACAGCCTTTAATAAGAACTACAACAATGCGTTTAGAAACCTTTTTTCCAGACAGCGATGA